The genomic interval TCCGGATGGCGATCTTGGATGGAGAAGAGCATCCGGCAGACGTGGCGGACCCCCAGGGCCGCGGTGCAGGAGATGCGGATCGTACCGGTCAGGCCCTCGCCGGCGCTCCGCGCCCCGTCCGTCGCCTCGTCCACCAGCCGCAGGATGGTGCGCGCCTCGGCGTGGTAACGCCGCCCCTCGTCGGTGAGGGTGATGCGTCGGGTCGTCCGGTTGAGGAGCGTGACGCCGAGGGCGCCTTCGAGTTCCGCCACGTGCCGCGAGACGGTCGATTGTCCTACGCCCTGCTCGCGCGCCACCGCCGAAAGGCTGCCGCGCTCCGCGACGCGAACGAAGCTGCGCATCCGCTCCAGTGTGACACCCGATCTATCCATGGAGCGGCATGATCTTATCCATTCCACCCAGCTACCGGATGGATCGGGCTGCGCCTAGCTTCGCGGCTCCTTCCTTCGGTGAACCGCACGCATGAAGATCCTCGTCGTCTCCGCCCATCCCGATCCGGCCTCTCTGACGAACGCCCTGCGCGATGTGGCGGTGGCCGAACTCCGGGCCGCTGGTCACGCGGTCCGCGTGACCGACCTCTATGCGATCGGCTGGAAATCCGAGGTCGACCGGCTCGATTTTCCCCGTCTGCCCGCCTCGACGCGCCTGCAGGTGCCCGCGGCGTCGGGCGAGGCCTTCGTCACAGGGAGCCTGACGCAGGACGTCGTCGCCGCACAGGAAGACCTGCTCTGGGCGGATGCGCTCATCCTGGCATTTCCCCTCTGGTGGTTCTCCATGCCGGCGATCCTGAAAGGGTGGATTGATCGGGTCTACGCATTCGGCTTCGCCTACGGTGTCGGCGAACACAGCGAGGCGCGCTGGGGCGATCGCTACGGAGAGGGCACGCTCGCGGGCAAGCGCGCGATGCTCATCGTGACGGCCGGAGGTTGGGCGTCCCACTATGGTCCCCGGGGGATCAACGGGCCGATCGACGACCTTCTTTTCCCCATCCACCACGGGGTGCTGTTTTATCCGGGCTACGACGTGCTGCCGCCCTTCGTGCTGTATCGCGCCGACCGGACCGACGCGCCGGCGTTCGACGAGACAGCGACCGCGCTGAAAGGCCGGATGCGAACCCTGTTCGAGACGCC from Methylobacterium sp. AMS5 carries:
- a CDS encoding NAD(P)H-dependent oxidoreductase; its protein translation is MKILVVSAHPDPASLTNALRDVAVAELRAAGHAVRVTDLYAIGWKSEVDRLDFPRLPASTRLQVPAASGEAFVTGSLTQDVVAAQEDLLWADALILAFPLWWFSMPAILKGWIDRVYAFGFAYGVGEHSEARWGDRYGEGTLAGKRAMLIVTAGGWASHYGPRGINGPIDDLLFPIHHGVLFYPGYDVLPPFVLYRADRTDAPAFDETATALKGRMRTLFETPPIPFRPQNGGDYAIPSMELRPERVEPDLTGFAVHIGRPDHGVRHVGRSDR